Genomic window (Bacillus pumilus):
AAGCCCAAATGCCGCTGGAACGTTTCCATCATTTGATGACCAATGGTTTCGATAGGATTGAACGCATTCATCGCATCCTGTGAGATGAAGCCAATCCGCTTGCCTCTCCACTGCTCAGCTGTCTGAGTTGTCAATAACTCGCCATCCAACATGATCGCTCCCTCCACTTCTAACGAAGGTGGAACCAAGCCAATTAACGCTTTTGCGACGGTGGATTTTCCGCTTCCACTTTCTCCAATTACCGCTAAACAGCTTTGTTGTTGTAAGGAGAACGTCATGTTCGCCACGATATCCTTTTGCTGCACTGGATCATGTACGGACAGATTTTTTACGTCGATAAAAGGCAAATGGTCTCGCTCCCTTCTTATTGAAATGATACATGGCAGGGGTCGTGGCCTGCTGCAGGCTGTCTCCTAAAAAGTTCAGCGCCATGACCACAAATAAGATCGCGAGTCCAGGCGCAAGCATATGGGCTGGATGGGTCACCATCACATTCTTCGCTTCGTTTAGCATCATGCCCCATTCCGGTGTAGGTGCGCTCACACCTAACCCGAGAAAAGACAGAGCAGATATATTTAAGATGACCCAGCCCGCATCAAGCGTGGCAAAGACAGCAATTTCTCCAGATATGCGAGGGAATAGATGCTTCCTTAGTATATAAAAGGAGGAGCCGCCAGACACTTTTACAAACTGAACAGATGGTTCATTCGCATATTGTAAAACAGACGAACGAATCATCCTTGTATACCAGGCCCATTTCGCTAGAACATTTGCCAAAATAATATTGAACAGTCCAGGCCCAAGTATCCCCACAACAGCTAGAATCATCACTTCTGCTGGGAAGGAGAGCATGACATCACACAGCCTCATCAACATTCCGTCCACCTTTCCTCGGAAAAAGCCCGCCA
Coding sequences:
- the opp1C gene encoding nickel/cobalt ABC transporter permease; the encoded protein is MIGWSQLKKDRMAVLSIWLLVLVALAGLFAPVLAPHDPTETNILQKYAGISLTYPLGTDQLGRCVLSRLLYGIRTTMLAAMLTMCLTMLIGTSLGLMAGFFRGKVDGMLMRLCDVMLSFPAEVMILAVVGILGPGLFNIILANVLAKWAWYTRMIRSSVLQYANEPSVQFVKVSGGSSFYILRKHLFPRISGEIAVFATLDAGWVILNISALSFLGLGVSAPTPEWGMMLNEAKNVMVTHPAHMLAPGLAILFVVMALNFLGDSLQQATTPAMYHFNKKGARPFAFYRRKKSVRT